In a single window of the Luteolibacter yonseiensis genome:
- a CDS encoding septal ring lytic transglycosylase RlpA family protein yields the protein MTRKLKSVALAIAGVILIPSCASTGNANTNHQTADSFPVQSVQHGKASWYSVRTNSGTRTASGQRLSNEAATAAHKTLPMGTKVRVINEANGKSEVVTITDRGPYKKGRIIDVTIGIAERLGFAGRGVAPVRVEVLGKIKPEGE from the coding sequence ATGACCCGGAAACTAAAATCCGTGGCCCTGGCAATCGCCGGCGTCATCCTTATTCCAAGTTGCGCGTCAACGGGGAATGCGAACACCAACCATCAAACCGCCGACTCATTCCCTGTGCAGTCGGTTCAACACGGCAAGGCCTCCTGGTATTCCGTCCGGACGAATTCCGGCACGCGGACCGCCAGCGGGCAACGCCTCTCGAACGAAGCCGCCACCGCAGCCCACAAGACCCTGCCCATGGGGACGAAAGTGCGTGTGATCAACGAAGCAAACGGCAAATCCGAAGTGGTCACGATCACCGACCGCGGACCCTACAAGAAGGGTCGCATCATCGACGTCACCATCGGCATCGCGGAACGGCTCGGCTTCGCCGGCCGTGGCGTGGCCCCCGTGCGCGTGGAAGTGCTCGGAAAAATCAAACCAGAAGGCGAGTAA
- a CDS encoding lipase family alpha/beta hydrolase has protein sequence MISKFRRLLPFLPLVVPACCPTAPAPVAKTGQRVVLVNGFAERGSIFNTLQQRLEKRGIEVYAPPLRHPDGRGGLEKLASHLKKDIDRRFGPDAPISIISFSMGGLVSREYLQNQGGAARCENLITISSPHHGTLAAWTYPSQGVRDMRPGSPFLKHLGETENQLGKMTVVSYRTRLDLIILPSRSSVWDRAVNIEYPVALHPMMVTSRRVVDDIEKRLVK, from the coding sequence ATGATCTCCAAATTCCGCCGCCTCCTCCCGTTCCTGCCGCTCGTTGTGCCAGCGTGCTGCCCGACGGCTCCCGCCCCTGTCGCGAAGACCGGCCAACGGGTGGTGCTCGTGAATGGCTTCGCGGAACGCGGATCCATCTTCAACACGCTCCAGCAGCGTTTGGAAAAACGCGGGATCGAGGTTTATGCTCCTCCGCTGCGGCATCCGGACGGACGGGGCGGACTTGAAAAGCTCGCCAGTCATCTCAAGAAGGACATCGACAGGAGATTCGGACCCGACGCCCCCATCAGCATCATAAGCTTCAGCATGGGCGGGCTGGTGAGCCGCGAGTATCTGCAGAACCAAGGTGGCGCGGCCCGATGCGAGAACCTGATCACCATCTCCTCCCCCCACCACGGCACGCTGGCCGCGTGGACCTACCCGAGCCAGGGTGTCCGCGACATGCGTCCCGGCAGTCCCTTTCTCAAGCATCTGGGCGAGACCGAGAACCAGCTCGGAAAAATGACCGTGGTATCCTACCGCACCCGGCTGGACCTGATCATCCTGCCGTCACGAAGCTCCGTGTGGGACCGGGCGGTGAACATCGAATATCCCGTGGCACTGCATCCCATGATGGTCACCTCCCGGCGGGTGGTGGACGACATCGAGAAGCGGCTGGTGAAGTGA
- a CDS encoding histidine triad nucleotide-binding protein, with product MPVSTRMAEKTLFEKICDKEIPATILFEDDRCVAFRDISPQAPHHILIIPRKPVPRIGLAGKGDEALLGHLLLTAAEVARAEGIAESGYRLVINNGPHGGEAVPHLHIHLLGGRQLQWPPG from the coding sequence ATGCCAGTCTCCACGCGCATGGCTGAGAAAACCCTTTTCGAAAAAATCTGTGACAAGGAGATTCCTGCGACCATCCTGTTCGAGGATGACCGCTGTGTGGCTTTCCGGGACATTTCGCCACAGGCGCCACACCACATCCTGATCATCCCCCGCAAGCCGGTCCCCCGCATCGGACTGGCCGGGAAAGGAGACGAGGCGCTGCTGGGGCACCTTTTGCTCACCGCGGCGGAGGTCGCACGGGCCGAAGGCATCGCGGAAAGCGGCTACCGTCTGGTCATCAACAACGGTCCGCATGGCGGCGAGGCGGTGCCGCATCTGCACATCCATTTGTTAGGCGGCCGCCAGCTCCAGTGGCCACCCGGTTAG
- a CDS encoding TIM-barrel domain-containing protein translates to MKFLPFVLALASSAFAAPPVTNGLKLRFDGADIDTKGNSSLLDGQTVAAWKDLSGGGSHADKLKGTPTYIQPGPGFGGLPVVAFQPADFNGPDHLSKTATPVTRYPLTVFAVVRSNTAKNSVIFSLVDSTSEEKMFGIRFVSEGKGGPGRLGLFRRNTKWVESTSTAAFNNNQLHVLTARFFSADLARLYVDGTEVASSTTSVPLPKFDRFDIGNNGRGDDTTDPYEGQIAEILVYNQDITNADRTRTEEYLSKKWITGPSGKLAAVEAGPQPERVISLSTGAQGRTGIPDYSSHKAEGNLIGFDLAGGAKLRLTLNTDRMARVQYAPDGVFRADNLPDYSMVQKFDWSPVSHTIKDHGEYIGIHTDAMTIRVRKSPFRLQMYDAADEKLIVKDADQQGMYSQQTRRGVIRTEGGTNNARFGFGSGDHGHSRPLNKSAGYDQYTVTHGRTCVPFFMSTAGYGVFLNTVEKATTFDNTGSFQTDNFLDYWFMAGDFKKVLGLYSELTGRMNLFPKWGYGFMLSKYGNDNATQAEFSEWINRLRKEDYPTDSYVFDFGWRGGKFGAHRWDNTRFPNLGKMFEESKRLGFHIGLHNNKGTPEAGDGKFTDPAVAEKWWQAHWPDVIKPGRGDWFWPDEFDVSGDNLMANRAAKVVHERWLKETTAQRPMFFTRGGFAGHHFSATWSGDIPNNIGEMSEQITGSLALGLSGYPWCSNDLGGFFQKPTDELYIRWVTQFGAFSGIMRAHGHDGREPWLYGKQVQENLRRSLKTRYRLFPYIYTTAWQGTSQGIPMMRAMALEHSENPESWTKDRQYYFGDWLLVAPALATTATEVSVWLPEGTWYDFFNPTVTHAGGQTITVKATLDQIPVFVKEGAIIPTGPEISHSDEKPLDPLTLELYPGSKPTQYSLYEDDGITRDYMLKDAYSLTGFTSDWPRENSLVFTKAAVKTGNPAAYKPRLPRATVLHANHWTRKPETVLLGDAAVPEAPSEAALATLDSGWFWSSGKQQLVIRFIDDGRERKISASAPSGGGK, encoded by the coding sequence ATGAAATTCCTTCCATTCGTCCTCGCCCTCGCCAGTTCGGCATTCGCCGCCCCACCGGTCACCAACGGGCTGAAACTCCGGTTCGACGGCGCGGACATCGACACCAAGGGAAACAGCAGCCTGCTCGACGGACAGACGGTCGCGGCGTGGAAGGATCTATCAGGCGGCGGATCCCACGCGGACAAGCTCAAGGGCACGCCCACTTACATCCAGCCCGGTCCCGGTTTCGGCGGTCTGCCGGTCGTCGCTTTCCAACCGGCGGATTTCAATGGCCCCGACCATTTGAGCAAAACCGCCACCCCCGTCACGAGGTATCCCTTGACCGTGTTCGCCGTCGTAAGGTCGAACACCGCGAAAAACTCGGTCATCTTCTCGCTCGTCGATTCGACAAGCGAAGAGAAAATGTTCGGCATCCGGTTCGTCTCCGAGGGAAAGGGAGGGCCCGGACGCCTCGGCCTTTTCCGGCGGAACACCAAGTGGGTCGAGTCCACCTCCACCGCCGCATTCAACAACAACCAGCTCCACGTCCTCACCGCCCGCTTCTTCAGCGCGGATCTGGCGCGGCTTTATGTGGATGGCACGGAAGTCGCCTCCTCCACCACCTCCGTCCCTTTGCCGAAATTCGACCGCTTCGACATCGGGAACAACGGCCGGGGGGATGATACCACCGATCCCTACGAGGGCCAGATCGCGGAAATCCTCGTCTACAACCAGGACATCACCAACGCGGACCGCACCAGGACCGAGGAATACCTCTCGAAAAAATGGATCACCGGTCCATCCGGAAAGCTGGCCGCCGTGGAGGCCGGACCGCAGCCCGAACGCGTCATCTCCCTCTCCACCGGGGCACAGGGTCGCACCGGAATACCGGACTACTCTTCCCACAAGGCGGAAGGAAACCTCATCGGCTTCGATCTGGCGGGTGGTGCGAAGCTCCGCCTCACTCTCAACACCGACCGGATGGCCCGCGTCCAGTATGCGCCGGACGGTGTCTTCCGCGCGGACAACCTGCCGGATTACTCTATGGTTCAGAAATTCGACTGGTCGCCCGTTTCCCATACCATCAAGGACCATGGAGAATACATCGGCATCCACACCGACGCCATGACGATCCGGGTGCGGAAAAGCCCCTTCCGCCTCCAGATGTATGATGCGGCGGACGAAAAACTCATCGTCAAGGATGCCGACCAACAGGGAATGTATTCCCAGCAAACCAGGCGTGGCGTGATCCGCACCGAGGGCGGCACGAACAACGCGCGCTTCGGATTCGGCAGTGGCGACCACGGCCACTCGCGTCCGCTGAACAAAAGCGCGGGCTACGACCAATACACCGTCACCCACGGCCGCACCTGTGTGCCGTTCTTCATGAGCACGGCGGGTTACGGCGTGTTTCTCAACACCGTCGAAAAGGCGACCACCTTCGACAACACCGGCAGCTTCCAGACCGACAACTTCCTCGACTACTGGTTCATGGCGGGAGATTTCAAAAAGGTGCTCGGCCTTTACTCCGAGCTCACGGGGCGCATGAATCTGTTCCCGAAGTGGGGCTACGGTTTCATGCTGTCCAAGTATGGAAACGACAATGCCACGCAGGCGGAATTCTCCGAGTGGATCAACCGTCTCCGCAAGGAGGACTACCCCACCGATTCCTATGTCTTCGACTTCGGCTGGCGCGGTGGAAAATTCGGCGCGCACCGGTGGGACAACACCCGCTTCCCGAATCTTGGCAAAATGTTCGAGGAATCCAAGCGGCTGGGTTTCCACATCGGGCTACACAACAACAAGGGCACTCCTGAAGCGGGCGACGGGAAGTTCACCGATCCCGCCGTCGCCGAGAAATGGTGGCAGGCGCATTGGCCGGATGTCATCAAGCCCGGCCGCGGCGACTGGTTCTGGCCGGATGAGTTCGACGTCTCCGGAGACAATCTCATGGCGAACCGTGCCGCGAAGGTCGTGCACGAACGCTGGTTGAAGGAAACCACCGCGCAGCGCCCGATGTTCTTCACCCGTGGCGGCTTCGCGGGCCATCATTTCTCCGCCACCTGGTCCGGGGACATCCCGAACAACATCGGCGAAATGAGCGAGCAGATCACCGGCAGCCTGGCCCTGGGTCTTTCCGGCTACCCCTGGTGCTCGAACGACCTGGGAGGCTTCTTCCAGAAACCCACCGACGAACTCTACATCCGCTGGGTCACCCAGTTCGGCGCGTTCAGCGGGATCATGCGCGCCCACGGCCACGACGGCCGCGAACCATGGCTGTATGGAAAACAGGTGCAGGAAAACCTCCGCCGCTCCCTGAAGACCCGCTACCGCCTGTTCCCCTACATCTACACCACCGCGTGGCAGGGCACCTCGCAAGGTATCCCGATGATGCGGGCGATGGCCCTGGAGCACTCGGAAAACCCGGAGTCATGGACCAAGGACAGGCAATACTACTTCGGCGACTGGTTGCTCGTCGCTCCCGCCCTCGCCACCACCGCCACGGAGGTATCCGTCTGGCTGCCGGAAGGAACATGGTATGACTTCTTCAACCCCACCGTCACCCACGCGGGAGGACAAACGATCACCGTGAAGGCCACTCTGGACCAGATCCCCGTCTTCGTGAAGGAAGGCGCCATCATCCCCACGGGTCCGGAAATCTCCCATTCGGATGAAAAACCGCTGGATCCCCTCACCCTTGAACTCTACCCCGGCTCCAAGCCCACCCAATACAGTCTCTATGAGGACGATGGAATCACCCGGGACTACATGCTCAAGGATGCCTACAGCCTTACCGGCTTCACCAGCGACTGGCCTCGGGAGAACTCGCTCGTCTTCACCAAGGCTGCCGTGAAGACCGGAAATCCCGCCGCCTACAAGCCCAGGCTGCCCCGTGCCACCGTCCTTCACGCGAACCACTGGACCCGGAAGCCGGAAACGGTCCTGCTCGGCGACGCAGCCGTTCCTGAAGCCCCTTCCGAAGCGGCCCTGGCGACCCTGGACAGCGGCTGGTTCTGGTCCTCGGGAAAACAGCAGCTCGTGATCCGCTTCATCGACGACGGTCGCGAGCGGAAGATCTCCGCCAGCGCCCCGTCCGGCGGCGGCAAATGA